The Vicia villosa cultivar HV-30 ecotype Madison, WI unplaced genomic scaffold, Vvil1.0 ctg.000538F_1_1, whole genome shotgun sequence genome window below encodes:
- the LOC131629240 gene encoding large ribosomal subunit protein uL10-like: MAGKVAKAAYDAKMGKLLREYTQVLVVSADNVGSNQLQGIRRTLHEDSVVVMGKNSLMKRSIIQEAEKAGNNNAFLNLVPLLVGNVALIFTKGDLRDVSERIAKLKVVNPILMCPKYMSYDSYKTCTYMQTGQLPLGLTCCNQQPSQASEPFLVSSKFSPPQHCYLSRSRQLLATSIWSPFLLLAGNL, translated from the coding sequence ATGGCTGGGAAGGTCGCGAAGGCAGCTTATGATGCGAAGATGGGAAAGCTTCTTCGAGAATACACACAAGTTTTGGTGGTTTCAGCCGACAATGTTGGATCAAACCAGCTTCAGGGTATAAGAAGGACACTGCACGAAGATTCAGTGGTAGTGATGGGGAAGAACTCATTGATGAAGCGCTCTATTATCCAAGAAGCGGAGAAAGCTGGCAACAACAACGCTTTTCTTAATCTCGTTCCACTCCTTGTGGGGAATGTTGCTTTGATCTTTACCAAAGGTGACTTGAGGGATGTTAGTGAACGGATTGCCAAGCTCAAGGTTGTTAATCCTATTCTCATGTGCCCGAAGTATATGTCATATGACTCGTACAAAACGTGTACGTATATGCAAACAGGTCAATTGCCATTGGGTCTCACGTGTTGTAACCAACAACCTTCTCAAGCTTCCGAGCCGTTTCTTGTAAGCTCAAAATTCTCGCCACCTCAACACTGTTACTTGTCGAGATCGAGACAGCTCTTGGCGACAAGTATATGGTCTCCTTTTCTTCTTTTGGCTGGTAATTTGTGA